The region AGGTAAGGCCGCGATTACTGCTGAAACCGCCATTCAGCTTGAGCGGGCGCTGGGCGTTTCGGCTAAGCTTTGGAACGCGCTGGAGTCGGCCTATCAGCTCGAGCTTGCGCAGAAAAGGGATTCTGCGCGACTGCGCTCATTGGTGGAATGGGCAAAAAGGATCCCAACTAAAGAGCTCACAAAGCGAGGTGCCTTCGAACCAGCTCAAGATGAGATCGAACTGGTCCGCCGGTGTCTTGATTTCTTTGGCATCGACTCTCCCGATACTCTACTGGCATCGTCTACGGTTGCGGCGTTCCGGAAGTCGCCGGCCTTTGATCCGGACGACCTAGCAATGTGCGCATGGCTGAGGTTGGGCGAGATTGAAGCGGCGCGTCTTTCATGTGCCCCTTTCGATAAGCTTGAATTCAAGAATGCACTAGTCCGTTTACGACTTCTTTCCCGTGAGCCGAATTTGCTTGTGATCAAAGCGAAGATCCAAGAAATATGTGCAGCCGTGGGTGTTGCGGTTTGCTTCATTTCGGAGCTGCAGCGCACTCATGTGTGTGGCGCAGCGCGATGGCTTACGTCGGAGAAGGCTTTGATTCAGCTGAGTTGCCGCTATGAATCAGACGATCAGTTTTGGTTTACGTTCTTTCATGAATGCGCCCACGTACTGCTTCACGGGAAAAAGGAAGGGTTCTTAGAGCGCGAAGGCTCCTTGGATGATGAAGAGGAAGACGAGGCAAACGAGTTTGCTGCGAGTCACTTGATCCCCAGGCAAGCCTTTGTGTCGCTAATGCGCGAGAAGCCAATCTCCAAGGACCGTATAATGGCATTCGCCGAGGAACACGAGATTTCACCCGGAATTGTGCTGGGTCAGTTGCAGAAGCGCAAGCGACTGCCATTTCAAACAACCCTAAACCAGTTGAAGAGATTCAAGTTTGACTTGACCTCTGCGTGAATCTGTCGCAGTTCGTGCCTCCTGCCTAATGAAGCGGGTGCTTGGATGCGGATCGCGCTTGCGGCAGATGTGTGTTCCTCTTGAGCTTCAGGGTGAGACTTCCACGAGAGAATGGAATCTGAGCAGAGTGCAACCGCTTACTTTGGGATAAGTACTAGTAAACGCGTTTAGTGTCATTCGATGCCCTTGCTCTCATCCCAACTGAAGCCCTCACGTTTGGGGGCAGAAGTTTCTTCCAAAGGCAAAATGCTCTGGACGGGCTTCTTGGATTCAGGAGCCTTGGCGGGTGCGGTCTTCACAACCTCAACCTTGCGCGCTCGTGGTTTTTCCATTGCTCGTTCCAGAAACTCCGGCTGACTGCTATTCTTCTTGGCCAGCCGGAACTTTATGGGCACGACATGATTCTCCAGCTTGATAAACCCGGTGAGCGGAGCAAGACCTGCAATCTCGGAAGCCATGATGAGTGGTTTGGTGGCGATCTCCATAGCAAAGCTCTTCTTCGAGCGCAGCAGTCCCATGCTGCGCGATTCCTTCAGCCGCTCGACCTCGATCTCACCGATACTTTCGGAGATCCACTTGGCAGCGCGCGGCTCGGATGTCTTCAAGAAGATTTTCGTCGCGGGCTGGGAGAGCATAGCCTCCGCATCCTGGCCGTACCGTTTCTCCATCTGGCTGCGTCCCTGAATCCCCATGACAACGGGATTACCGTACTTGCGATTTTCGGTCACAGCGGTATGAAGTTGCGGCAACTTGTTGAGGCTGGCCAGCTCATCCAGAACAAACCAGACCGGTTTCACCGCAGGCTCTTCGCAGTAGCCCATCATCCGCAGGATGAATAAATCGAGCCATGCCGAGTGCAGCGGCAGCACCTTCTCGCGGTAGGCGGCAGAAGAGGTCAGGAAGACCCAGCGCTTGCGCTCGGTATACCACTCGGCAGTCGCAAACGTCTTGCGCGTATGCTCCCACTCCGGCAGCAACTCTAGGCTATCGGCGACCATGTTCAGGCTGGAGAGAACGCCCGCACGTTGCGCGGGAGCACCGGGATCGAGCAGAGCAGCAAGCGGAGTTCCTTTGACCGTCGCCTCAATGTATGAAGGGTCGGCCATCATTCGCAGGATGTCTCTGGGCTGTGGCTTGTTCCTCAGCAGATGAGCCAGCACACGGCGCGGCGCATCGGTGAAGAACGCTTTCTCATACTCCTTCTCCGGCAACATCGCGGCAGCGATGGTGGTGGCTGTTTCCGGTCGGTCGATCTCGTCTCCAAGGCCCCAATATGGGCAGCGCTTGTCGAGTGGGTTCAGGATCAGGTCTCCTCTCTTCGGATCGTAGAACTCGCCCAAGAAGTCCATCGCCGGGTCATAGACGATGGCGCTCTCACCCCGGTCCTGAACCTGACGGAGAATCTGCCGGATGGCCGAAGACTTGCCCGATCCGGTATCGCCCATCAGCAGAATATGACTCGATTCCAGCCGCGGGGGGATAGAAAAGCTCGGTCCCGGAATCACCCTGCCGAGCACGCCGTCTCGCTCCATCCGGAACCGGATTCCGTCGTCACCGGAGCGACGGAAGACCTTGAAGGTGGAGACCAGCTCCGGGCCTTTGGTGCGCCGTCCGTGACGCTGCTCCTGCTTCCGGCTGATGCGAAGTTTATGGCCAAACAACAGCCACAGGGTGTACAGGAAAAGCACTGCTGCCGTCAGGTAGAGGATAGGCCGCAGAAAGATCAGCCAAGCACTGTCACCGTCATAGATTGTGTCCTGGAGGTATGTTTTCAACTCTGCTGCGCGAACTTTGCCGGGCGGCAGGATCGT is a window of Edaphobacter sp. 12200R-103 DNA encoding:
- a CDS encoding type IV secretion system DNA-binding domain-containing protein, translating into MSTGAMRFPSRGRWLLWLVLLLVLGPFLLIVPGTLWLGCTINPVQNFYLGTYAACSTLSPYPAALTTVRYAEKTAPERKPEPLLPEDAVKSSDPKQRFVLSPKAISEGWRGITILPPGKVRAAELKTYLQDTIYDGDSAWLIFLRPILYLTAAVLFLYTLWLLFGHKLRISRKQEQRHGRRTKGPELVSTFKVFRRSGDDGIRFRMERDGVLGRVIPGPSFSIPPRLESSHILLMGDTGSGKSSAIRQILRQVQDRGESAIVYDPAMDFLGEFYDPKRGDLILNPLDKRCPYWGLGDEIDRPETATTIAAAMLPEKEYEKAFFTDAPRRVLAHLLRNKPQPRDILRMMADPSYIEATVKGTPLAALLDPGAPAQRAGVLSSLNMVADSLELLPEWEHTRKTFATAEWYTERKRWVFLTSSAAYREKVLPLHSAWLDLFILRMMGYCEEPAVKPVWFVLDELASLNKLPQLHTAVTENRKYGNPVVMGIQGRSQMEKRYGQDAEAMLSQPATKIFLKTSEPRAAKWISESIGEIEVERLKESRSMGLLRSKKSFAMEIATKPLIMASEIAGLAPLTGFIKLENHVVPIKFRLAKKNSSQPEFLERAMEKPRARKVEVVKTAPAKAPESKKPVQSILPLEETSAPKREGFSWDESKGIE
- a CDS encoding HigA family addiction module antitoxin, encoding MAPKAFDFTPDYLIPPGEHLIEVLEAKGMSQSELATRMGRPQKTINEIVKGKAAITAETAIQLERALGVSAKLWNALESAYQLELAQKRDSARLRSLVEWAKRIPTKELTKRGAFEPAQDEIELVRRCLDFFGIDSPDTLLASSTVAAFRKSPAFDPDDLAMCAWLRLGEIEAARLSCAPFDKLEFKNALVRLRLLSREPNLLVIKAKIQEICAAVGVAVCFISELQRTHVCGAARWLTSEKALIQLSCRYESDDQFWFTFFHECAHVLLHGKKEGFLEREGSLDDEEEDEANEFAASHLIPRQAFVSLMREKPISKDRIMAFAEEHEISPGIVLGQLQKRKRLPFQTTLNQLKRFKFDLTSA